CCGAGCTGCGCCTCCAGCAGCTTCGCGTGCTCGTGGTCCTGCCGGTGAAGCCGCTCGAAGGTCACGCGCTGCTCGGCGGACTGGAGCGCCGTGGCCAACATCTGCCCGTACACCTCCACCAGGTCCACCACCGGCTGCGGGTACGTCTCGCATTCGGCGCGGTCCAGGGACAACACGCCGTAGCAGCGCTCGCCCGCGCACAGCGGAACCACCATGCACGAGTGCCCCGGCGGCAGGTCCAGCACGCCGTCAAACGGGTCGCCGTCGCCGTGCGCGTGGTCCTCTTCCGTGAAGGCCTTGGCCCGCCGCGTCTCCAGCGCATGGCGCAGCGAGGGGAACTCCGACAGCTTCAGCGAGTGCTGCCGCACCTTCGCGTTCGCCAACGGGCCTCGCGCGGCCACCGACACCAACCGGCCCTCCTTGAGGAGGAACACCGTGGCCAGATCGAAGCGCACCACCCGCGTCAGCCAGTCGAGCCCCCGGCGGAGCAGGTCACCCACGGAGTCCTCCGCCGTGGCCAGCTCGATGAGGTCCTGAGCGTCCTTCGCGCCGTTGATGGTGCCTGTGAGGTCGTCCTGCATGCCTACGAAATAATAGGGTTCCACCGAAATTGCAGTGCTGCCGCCACCGAGATTTCGGGGCCCACCTCCCGCTCACCTCCAACCCACCGGAATCACAGGGATTCATGCCCCAGGCCCGCCGGAAGCCCACGGGCCCAGGGCTGCCCGCCCGCCCCCCTTCGGGGACGGGTGGGCGCCGGACCGAGGGTGCCGCTCAGTAGTTCGCCGACGGGTTCGACACGCGGTACATGCGCATGTCGTTGACGTTGCAGAAGCGACGGCGGGCGATGAGGAACTCAGGCTGTCCCGCGACCGCGCGAACCAACTGGTAGCTGGTGTTGGTGCCACCGTGACTGACGAGCGGCCAATTCCCGATGGCCGCGGACGCGGGGCTGCTGTTGAGGTTCGACCAGTTCCAGTTGAACTGGGTGCCGGACCAATCCACGGTGGTGGCCCAGCTCGCGGACGCGCCCGTGTCGATGAAGAACCACTCGTCCTTGTTGTCCACGTGGTCGATGTTTCCCGCCAGGAAGACGACGCCGCCACCGAGCGGGTAGCCCACGCCCGCGAGGTTGTTGGCGCCACCGGTGGACCAGTTCCAGACGAAGTCGTTGTTCACGTAGCGGAAGGTGGTCGCCCAGTTCGCGAACCCCACGAGCTCATCCTGACCATCCCCATTGGTGTCGCCGCCGTTGCGGAGCTTTCCACGGTACAGATAGAGGCCGTGCGACGTGTTGCCCCACGTGCTCCACACCTGGTCCCAACCGCCAGCGGCATTGAGCCGGAAGAGCGACAGCCACCCGTTCGGATTCACCGCGAGGAGTTCGTCCTTGTTGACCGGCGACGTCCCGCTGTTGCCCACGACGTCGAAGTTGCCGACGACCGGATACCCACCGCCAGAGAGGTGCGAGGAGAGCGGGTCCTGCGCGCTGCCATTGTTGCTCCAGCCCCAATTCCACGTGCCATTGTCGAAGTGGAACATCGTCACCCAGGAGGACAGGCCCAGCACCTCGTCCCTGCCGTCACCGTCGAAGTCACCCACGACGAGGTTGTTCCGGTACGCGTGGATGCCGTCGCCCGCGGACGTCGAGCCGTAGTTGCTCCAGCCCCACTGCCAGTCACCGTTGACGTAGTGAAACATCGTCATCCAGCCGTTATCGGCCACGCCCAGGATGTCCTCGGCGCCGTCACCGTCGAAGTCACCGACATATTGCCGCGTGTAGCCCGCGATGCCCGCCGTCCCCGCGCCCGTCCAGACGTTCGTCCAGCCCGGGCTCTCCCCACCGACGCGCACCAGGACACGGCTCTCGTCGACGACGGTGTTCAATGAATTCACGATGGTGAACTTCACTTCGACCACCTGACCGGGTGTGGCCCCCGGGGGGATCTTGCCGTGAAGATAGACATTGGACGACTGAGGCATGATGAACTGAGCCTCTCCCGCCACCGTGCCATTCCAGGAGGCATACAGGTTCTGGAGGGCAAAGGGCCCGGACTGCGTCACGTTCATGATGTAGTAGCCCGGGGTCAAGCCTCCGGAATACGTGCCCGTCAGGTTCGAAAATGTCTGACCGGGGACCGCCAGCGCCTCACGGCAGAACGTCACCATGTCCGCCCAAGAGACGCTGGGAAGCGACAGGACGAGTGCGCACAAAAGCCCGGAAAGCCGCGTCACCGCAGCCAGGAAATGCCTTGTCATGGAGGAGCCTCGAGAAGAAGGACCCCGCACCGTTCGTGCGGAAAGGTCACTGATTTCTATAGCCGGTGGGTGTGACATCACACGCAGCGCACTTGTAATCCTCCTGCTGAAGCATCGTGACAGCCCAGTCACGACACGCAGCCGCGCTGGATTGCCCCGAATCAGCCCGCACGCCATCCCCTCACAGGCGGAGTGCATGCACTGGCTGAGAGTCATTGCCGCGACGGTCGCCGTGTCGTGGCCTCAGACACGCCACGAGGCTTCGATACGCCGGGAGGCGCCATCGACACGGCCGGCCCCAAGGACCTTGGCGACCTGACACACGTCATCGATTGGGTCGTCGCCAACACCCCCGCGGCCCCGGCTCGCATCAGCGCCGCGGGCGTTACGTACGGCGCGGGCCTGTCTTTGATTGGACGCAGTGACAGCGGTGCACTGGCTGAGCAACGAAGCCCCTCGCGGACGGCTGTCGCTCGTCCTCGACACCGTGGCCCGGCGCTGCGCGGACAAGGCCGCCCGCTTCACGACGCTGAAGTTCTCGTCGCCCGCCGCCGCCCCGGCCTTCGTGTCCCTGCCGTTGAAGCAGGCCGCGCTCCATGGCGCGTGTGGCGCCACACCGGTGAGCCGCCGGGGTGGCCGGAGCCCTGGTTCCCCAGCGTCCGTGCCAGCCCCGGCGGGAGGCTGGAGGCACCCCGCCCTTGTGCTTCAGCGGAACGCATGCCCATGTCCCGTGTTGTAGGTGGACGGAGCACGCGTTCGCGGCTGCACAATCGAACGTCCGCCTATCCTCACCGAGTGCAACCTCACGAGGGTTCTCGTATTTTGCGCCGCCCGCGCCCGCCAGGCGCGCAAGCGACCCGTCGCACCGAGTTTTCCGATCCACCGAAATTGCAGTGGCGAGCCCCACCGAGATTTCGTTAGACACCGGCCCAGTGGCACCGACCCAGCGGGGGTGAATTCCAAACCCCCGGAATCATTGATTCGAAGCCCTGGCACGGCGACTGCTAAGCCGTAGGACAGAACGCATTCACCGGGGTCGGCGCACCGCCGGGCCCCCCATCCCAAGGAGCCGTAATGCTGACCGTTGGCGACAAGATCCCGAACTTCAAGGTGAAGGCCACCGTGTCCCTGGAGAAGGGCAAGGAGTTCCAGGACATCACGAACGAGACCTTCAAGGGCAAGTGGCTGGTCCTGTTCGCGTGGCCGAAGGACTTCACCTTCATCTGCCCCACGGAGATCGCGGAGTTCGGCAAGAAGAACAAGGACTTCGCTGACCGTGACGCGCAGGTCCTCGGCCTGAGCACCGACAGCGAGTTCGTGCACCACGCGTGGCGCACGCACCACCCGGACCTGAAGAACCTGCCCTTCCCCATGCTGGCGGACCTGAAGCACGAGCTCTGCAACGCGCTGGGCATCCTCCACAAGGAGGAGGGCGTGGCCCTCCGCGCGACGTTCATCGCGGACCCCGAGGGCATCATCCGCCACGTGACGGTCAACGACCTGTCCGTGGGCCGCAACGTCTCCGAGACGGTGCGCACGCTGGACGCGCTCCAGACGGACGAGCTGTGCCCCTGCAACTGGACCAAGGGTGAGGAGACCCTGACCCAGAAGCTGTCGAAGGCGGGGTAATCCACCATGGCCTCGCTCGAAGTCGTCCGCTCTGAACTGGCGGACTCCCACAAGGACACCCGCCTCAACCTCCAGGCCGTCCTGGAAGGTGGCAGCCTCACCGCGGAGCAGCGTTGGGGTGTGGCCGTGGCATGCGCCTTCACCGCTCGGAACGAGCGGCTGAAGGAGGCCATGCTGAACGAGGCGAAGAAGGCCCTCGCGAATCCCGAGCCTGTCATCGAGGACGCGCGTGCGGCGGCGTCGCTGATGGCGATGAACAACGTGTACTACCGCTTCCGGCACATGATCGGGAAGGAGTCGTACTCGACCAAGCGCGCCGGACTGCGGATGAACCGGCTCGCGCAGGTGCTGACGAACAAGGTGGACTTCGAGCTGGTCTGCCTCGCCGTCAGCGCCATCAACGGCTGCGAGATGTGCATGCAGTCCCATGAGAAGGTCGTCCTCGAGGGCGGCCTCTCCGAGGACCAGGTGCACGACGCGATTCGCATCGCGTCGGTCATCAACGCGGCGGCGGTGGGGCTGGAGTCTTAAGCCGCTCTGTCGCGAGGCATCGCCGAAGTTTCAAGCGCCCTCCGGTGGAAACACCGGAGGGCGCTCCCTTTTTGGCCGTCGCGCATCCAACCTGCCACACACGACACGCAGACCTGAAAGGAAGACATCATGTACCGCAGCCCCAGCCCCCTGCCCGAGAAGGCCCGCGCCGCCATCGCCGACTCCCTCAACGAGCGGCTCGCCGACGGGCTCGACCTGCACTCGCAAATCAAGGTCGCGCACTGGAACATCAAGGGCCCGCAGTTCGCCTCGCTCCACCCGCTGTTCGAGACGTTCGCGGTGAGCCTGGCCACGCACAACGACTCCATCGCCGAGCGCGCGGTGACGCTGGGTGGCAAGGCCTACGGCACCACCCGCCACGTGGGCAAGACGAGCCGCCTGCCGGAGTATCCGCAGGACACCACGCGCGACATGGAGCACGTGAAGCTGCTCGCCGAGCGCATCGAGGTCTACCTGGACGGCCTGCGCAAGAGCCGCGCCCTCTTCACCGAGAACGGGGACTCCGACTCCGAGGGCCTCGCCACGGACATCATCACCGAGTTCGAGAAGCACGCGTGGTTCCTGCGCGCTTCGCTCGAGGGCTGAGCCGACGGACTCGGACGGGCCCGCCGGGGTTGTGCACCTCGCTGCACGCACACCCCCGGCCCCTGTTCCGGCCGCGCCTCGTGTTCCCGCGAGGTTGCGCCAGGCATGACGGTTGCTCACCACGGTGCCCATCGTGCGCTGAGCGCGCCACGCGCAGGCAGCGCGCCCGCGCCGGACTTCCGCTAGGGTGGATGTCGTGAGCGACGACGTCTCCCTTCCGGCATTCCGCGCCGTGCCCCGCACCGGCGTCATCTTCGTCACCGCCGAGGCCACCCGCCGCGGCTACCGCTCCAGCGACCCGGAGTGGTGCAATCTGGGCCAGGGCCAGCCAGAGACGGGGGACCTGCCCGGCGCCCCACCCCGGCTGAACCAGGTCACCATCGACGTGGCGGACATGGAGTACGCGCCCGTCGCCGGACTCTGGGAGGTGCGCGAGTCCATCGCCAGCCTCTACAACCGGCTCTACCGGCGGGGCATGCCCAGCCAGTACAGCGCGGAGAACGTGTGCCTCTCCGGTGGAGGCCGCGCCGCGCTCACCCGCGCCGCCGCGAGCCTGGGCGCCATCAACCTGGGCCACTTCCTGCCGGACTACACGGCGTATGAAGAGCTGCTGGACGTCTTCAAGGCGTTCACCGCCATCCCCATCCTCCTGGAGGGCGAGCGCGGCTACGCCTTCACCGCCGAGGACCTGCGGCGCGAGGTCCAGGGGCGCGGCCTGTCCGCGCTGCTGTTCTCCAATCCGTGCAATCCCACCGGCAAGCTGGTGCACGGCGAGGAGATGGCGCGCTGGGTGAGCGTGGCCCGCGAGCACGAGTGCACGCTGCTGGTCGACGAGTTCTATTCGCACTACATCTGGACGGGCCGCCCCGGTCACCTGCCGGTGGAGAGCGCCGCGCGCTACGTGGAGGACGTGAACAAGGACCCGGTGGTCGTGTTCGACGGCTTCACCAAGAACTGGCGCTATCCGGGTTGGCGCATGACGTGGACGTTGGGCCCGCGACAGGTCATCGAGGCGGTCTCCAGCGCGGGCAGCTTCCTGGACGGAGGCGGCAGCCGGCCGCTCCAGCGCGCCGCGATACCCCTCCTGCAGGAGGAGCCGGTGGTGCAGGAGACCATGGCCATCCACAACACCTTCCGGGAGAAGCGCGACCGCTTCCACTCCCGGCTGGAGCGCATCGGCATCCGCACGGACCGCGCGCCGGACGGAACCTTCTACGTCTGGGGCAACGTGTCCGGACTGCCCGCGCCGCTCAACGACGGCATGGGCTTCTTCCGCGCCGCGTTGGACCAGAAAATCATCGCCGTGCCGGGTGAGTTCTTCGACGTGAACCCGGGCAAGCGCCGCGCGCGGCCCTCGCGCTTCCGCGGCTACGTGCGCCTGTCCTTCGGCCCCTCCATGGAGACGCTGGACAAGGCCCTGTCGCGGTTGGAGGCCATGGTGCTCCACTACTCGCGCACGCCGGGCAAGCCGCAGCCCGCGCCCTGAGCCGCGACGGCCCCGGCGCCCTGACACGGTGGGCGCCGGGACGAGCCACGCGCGGCCGGAGTGACTACCGCGGCGCCCCGCGCGTGCCCCGTTCGGGGACGACCCAGAGGTAGAGGGTGCGCCCCTCGCTCTGCACCGTCTTGGCGGGCTCCCAGTCGCCCATGTCGAAGCTGTGCGACACGATGCGCGTGCCGGGCTTCAGCTCCGAGAGCAGCTTGGACTTGAGCCGCTCGTTGACGGACGGCAGCAGGTAGAGCGTCACCACCGACGCGTCGCCAATGTTCGCGTCGAAGAGGTCGCCCTGGCGGAACTCCACCTTGTTCTTCACGCCCGCCTGGTTCGCGTTTTCGTTGGCCTCGGAGACGCGCTCCGGGTTGATGTCCACGCCCACCGCG
This genomic window from Myxococcus hansupus contains:
- a CDS encoding FG-GAP repeat domain-containing protein; the protein is MTRHFLAAVTRLSGLLCALVLSLPSVSWADMVTFCREALAVPGQTFSNLTGTYSGGLTPGYYIMNVTQSGPFALQNLYASWNGTVAGEAQFIMPQSSNVYLHGKIPPGATPGQVVEVKFTIVNSLNTVVDESRVLVRVGGESPGWTNVWTGAGTAGIAGYTRQYVGDFDGDGAEDILGVADNGWMTMFHYVNGDWQWGWSNYGSTSAGDGIHAYRNNLVVGDFDGDGRDEVLGLSSWVTMFHFDNGTWNWGWSNNGSAQDPLSSHLSGGGYPVVGNFDVVGNSGTSPVNKDELLAVNPNGWLSLFRLNAAGGWDQVWSTWGNTSHGLYLYRGKLRNGGDTNGDGQDELVGFANWATTFRYVNNDFVWNWSTGGANNLAGVGYPLGGGVVFLAGNIDHVDNKDEWFFIDTGASASWATTVDWSGTQFNWNWSNLNSSPASAAIGNWPLVSHGGTNTSYQLVRAVAGQPEFLIARRRFCNVNDMRMYRVSNPSANY
- a CDS encoding CocE/NonD family hydrolase; the encoded protein is MHALAESHCRDGRRVVASDTPRGFDTPGGAIDTAGPKDLGDLTHVIDWVVANTPAAPARISAAGVTYGAGLSLIGRSDSGALAEQRSPSRTAVARPRHRGPALRGQGRPLHDAEVLVARRRPGLRVPAVEAGRAPWRVWRHTGEPPGWPEPWFPSVRASPGGRLEAPRPCASAERMPMSRVVGGRSTRSRLHNRTSAYPHRVQPHEGSRILRRPRPPGAQATRRTEFSDPPKLQWRAPPRFR
- a CDS encoding peroxiredoxin, whose translation is MLTVGDKIPNFKVKATVSLEKGKEFQDITNETFKGKWLVLFAWPKDFTFICPTEIAEFGKKNKDFADRDAQVLGLSTDSEFVHHAWRTHHPDLKNLPFPMLADLKHELCNALGILHKEEGVALRATFIADPEGIIRHVTVNDLSVGRNVSETVRTLDALQTDELCPCNWTKGEETLTQKLSKAG
- a CDS encoding carboxymuconolactone decarboxylase family protein translates to MASLEVVRSELADSHKDTRLNLQAVLEGGSLTAEQRWGVAVACAFTARNERLKEAMLNEAKKALANPEPVIEDARAAASLMAMNNVYYRFRHMIGKESYSTKRAGLRMNRLAQVLTNKVDFELVCLAVSAINGCEMCMQSHEKVVLEGGLSEDQVHDAIRIASVINAAAVGLES
- the dps gene encoding DNA starvation/stationary phase protection protein Dps, yielding MYRSPSPLPEKARAAIADSLNERLADGLDLHSQIKVAHWNIKGPQFASLHPLFETFAVSLATHNDSIAERAVTLGGKAYGTTRHVGKTSRLPEYPQDTTRDMEHVKLLAERIEVYLDGLRKSRALFTENGDSDSEGLATDIITEFEKHAWFLRASLEG
- a CDS encoding pyridoxal phosphate-dependent aminotransferase, with the protein product MSDDVSLPAFRAVPRTGVIFVTAEATRRGYRSSDPEWCNLGQGQPETGDLPGAPPRLNQVTIDVADMEYAPVAGLWEVRESIASLYNRLYRRGMPSQYSAENVCLSGGGRAALTRAAASLGAINLGHFLPDYTAYEELLDVFKAFTAIPILLEGERGYAFTAEDLRREVQGRGLSALLFSNPCNPTGKLVHGEEMARWVSVAREHECTLLVDEFYSHYIWTGRPGHLPVESAARYVEDVNKDPVVVFDGFTKNWRYPGWRMTWTLGPRQVIEAVSSAGSFLDGGGSRPLQRAAIPLLQEEPVVQETMAIHNTFREKRDRFHSRLERIGIRTDRAPDGTFYVWGNVSGLPAPLNDGMGFFRAALDQKIIAVPGEFFDVNPGKRRARPSRFRGYVRLSFGPSMETLDKALSRLEAMVLHYSRTPGKPQPAP
- a CDS encoding SAM-dependent methyltransferase, which codes for MKRQMVVLALTMGTVAGAGSSTAQQQVTVQVRGPSGSAAQAPDVPYVPTPETAVEDMLALAGVKPGDTVYDLGSGDGRIVISAVQKHGAKRAVGVDINPERVSEANENANQAGVKNKVEFRQGDLFDANIGDASVVTLYLLPSVNERLKSKLLSELKPGTRIVSHSFDMGDWEPAKTVQSEGRTLYLWVVPERGTRGAPR